A region from the Mycolicibacterium phlei genome encodes:
- a CDS encoding glutamine synthetase family protein translates to MTATIDAASAAEQQLLERLADGSLAEVEVAWSDPFGHAQGKRIPARQFLERARGTGFAFCEASLGWNSDGTVIDALRVTNWEGGYPDVYAVPDFGTFREVPWRPRVGHVIADIVTHDRSPSLLDPRAVLRRVLDRLASHGYTAKVGVELEFYLLNPDGSPFQDDIHAYSLENANALDPLITDLYETLGAFTRLEGIQTEYGPGQVETNLVYTDALEAADDAARLKYAAKEVARRHGKLATFMPKPFSEHSGSSAHLHISLWRDGAPAFAPVDGGENELTRYAIAGLLEHLPSITLFGAHSVNAYRRYVPDSFAPATVTWSRDNRSAAVRSLVEAEPAANRIELRSGASDSNPYWLVASALAAVVAGIEARRQPPERGDGNLYGTGTPLPPSLGVAVALATRDDTIAEILGADSVHDFAAIARSEWEQYTGHVSDWELQRYLRRS, encoded by the coding sequence ATGACCGCGACCATCGACGCGGCCTCGGCCGCCGAACAACAACTGCTGGAGCGGCTCGCCGACGGCAGCCTGGCCGAGGTCGAGGTGGCGTGGAGCGACCCGTTCGGCCACGCCCAGGGCAAGCGCATCCCGGCCAGGCAGTTCCTGGAGCGTGCCCGCGGCACCGGGTTCGCGTTTTGCGAGGCCTCGCTGGGCTGGAACTCCGACGGCACCGTCATCGACGCGTTGCGCGTAACCAATTGGGAGGGTGGCTATCCCGACGTCTACGCGGTACCCGACTTCGGCACCTTCCGTGAGGTGCCGTGGCGGCCGCGGGTGGGGCACGTGATCGCCGACATCGTCACCCACGACCGCAGCCCGTCGCTGCTGGACCCGCGGGCGGTGCTGCGCCGGGTGCTCGACCGGCTGGCGTCGCACGGCTACACCGCCAAGGTGGGCGTGGAGCTGGAGTTCTACCTGCTCAACCCCGACGGTTCGCCGTTCCAGGACGACATCCACGCCTACTCGCTGGAGAACGCCAACGCGCTCGACCCGCTGATCACCGATCTGTACGAAACCCTGGGCGCCTTCACCCGGCTGGAGGGCATCCAGACCGAGTACGGGCCCGGCCAGGTCGAGACCAACCTGGTGTACACCGACGCACTGGAGGCCGCCGACGACGCCGCGCGGCTCAAGTACGCCGCCAAGGAGGTCGCCCGCCGCCACGGCAAGCTGGCCACCTTCATGCCCAAACCGTTCTCCGAACACTCGGGAAGCTCGGCGCACCTGCACATCTCGTTGTGGCGGGACGGGGCACCGGCGTTCGCCCCGGTCGACGGCGGCGAGAACGAGCTGACCCGGTACGCGATCGCCGGCCTGCTCGAGCACCTGCCGTCGATCACGCTGTTCGGCGCGCACTCGGTCAACGCCTACCGGCGCTACGTGCCGGACTCGTTCGCCCCGGCCACCGTGACGTGGAGCCGCGACAACCGCAGTGCCGCGGTGCGCTCGCTGGTGGAGGCCGAACCGGCCGCCAACCGCATCGAATTGCGCAGCGGCGCTTCGGATTCCAACCCCTACTGGCTGGTCGCGTCCGCGCTGGCCGCGGTGGTCGCCGGCATCGAGGCGCGTCGCCAGCCGCCCGAGCGCGGGGACGGCAACCTCTACGGCACCGGCACGCCGCTGCCGCCCTCGCTGGGGGTCGCGGTGGCGCTGGCCACCCGCGACGACACCATCGCCGAGATCCTGGGCGCCGACTCGGTGCACGACTTCGCCGCGATCGCCCGCAGCGAGTGGGAGCAGTACACCGGCCACGTCAGCGACTGGGAACTGCAGCGCTACCTGAGGCGGTCATGA
- a CDS encoding MetQ/NlpA family ABC transporter substrate-binding protein — MSSSVRAVGAKGKRPLRVGATPVPHAEILDFVRDPLARSGIDLQIEIFDNFEEPNDHLVAGRLHANFFQYRPFLDHFNRRTGSALVAVAPVHIEPFGLYSVTIPDVDSIPEFAEVALPSDPVNVDRSLRMLDDLGLIACTRRGLATVADVAANPCRLIFKELASWTLGGVRTDFDVVFLFGNQAMEWGVDTRAALHCDRANPRYAEYLVARPDNHADAAVRALAEALHDASTRRFIETTYAGQVVPAF, encoded by the coding sequence GTGAGCAGCTCGGTGCGTGCGGTGGGGGCCAAGGGAAAACGCCCGCTGCGCGTGGGCGCGACTCCGGTACCGCACGCCGAGATCCTCGATTTCGTGCGGGATCCGTTGGCGCGAAGCGGAATCGACCTGCAGATCGAGATCTTCGACAACTTCGAGGAGCCCAACGACCATCTGGTCGCGGGCCGGTTGCACGCGAACTTCTTCCAGTACCGGCCGTTTCTCGACCACTTCAACCGCCGCACCGGCAGCGCACTGGTGGCGGTGGCGCCGGTGCACATCGAACCCTTCGGCCTGTACTCGGTGACGATCCCGGACGTGGACTCGATTCCGGAGTTCGCCGAGGTGGCGCTGCCGTCGGACCCGGTCAACGTGGACCGCTCGCTGCGGATGCTCGACGACCTGGGGCTGATCGCGTGCACGCGGCGCGGGCTGGCCACCGTCGCCGACGTGGCCGCCAACCCGTGCCGGCTGATCTTCAAGGAGCTGGCCAGCTGGACACTCGGCGGTGTGCGCACCGATTTCGACGTGGTGTTCCTGTTCGGCAACCAGGCCATGGAATGGGGGGTCGACACCCGGGCCGCGCTGCACTGCGACCGGGCCAATCCGCGCTACGCCGAGTACCTGGTGGCCAGACCGGACAACCACGCCGACGCGGCGGTGCGGGCGCTGGCCGAGGCGCTGCACGACGCGTCGACGCGGCGCTTTATCGAGACGACCTACGCGGGCCAGGTGGTGCCGGCGTTCTGA
- a CDS encoding winged helix-turn-helix domain-containing protein, translating to MYQSASLPHSPDPVQVVLVFDIPPESPRLASRTADLADEYGRLIATAIPGVRARTAVITTPTAPVAPSQRETGLCVYRGAREVRIDGQPVRLTYREFELLCCLAASPARTVSRAELIATVWRDNPPADSLRTVDTHVRRLRAKLGRFAGVLTTVRGSGYRFDPRPDVYIAA from the coding sequence GTGTACCAGTCGGCGTCGCTACCGCACTCGCCTGATCCCGTGCAGGTGGTGCTGGTCTTCGACATTCCGCCGGAGTCACCGCGGTTGGCGAGCCGCACAGCCGATCTCGCCGACGAGTACGGTCGGCTGATCGCCACGGCGATTCCCGGGGTGCGGGCGCGCACGGCGGTGATCACCACACCCACCGCGCCGGTCGCGCCGTCGCAGCGCGAGACCGGCCTGTGCGTCTACCGCGGCGCCCGCGAGGTCCGCATCGACGGCCAACCGGTGCGCCTGACGTATCGCGAGTTCGAGTTGCTGTGCTGCCTGGCGGCGTCGCCGGCCCGCACGGTGTCGCGCGCGGAGCTGATCGCCACCGTCTGGCGCGACAACCCGCCGGCCGACTCGCTGCGCACCGTCGACACCCATGTCCGGCGGCTGCGCGCCAAGCTCGGCCGGTTCGCCGGCGTGCTGACCACGGTGCGCGGCAGCGGATACCGGTTCGATCCGCGGCCGGATGTGTACATTGCGGCCTAG
- a CDS encoding N-acyl-D-amino-acid deacylase family protein, protein MTYDTIIRNGRWFDGTGGPSAVRNIGIRDGHVAAISVEELDATNCPRIIDATGKWVIPGMLDIHTHYDVEVLEGPALAESLRHGVTTVLLGSCSLSTVHVDATDAGDIFGRVEAIPRDHVIDAVARNKTWSTAEEYVKALEDRPLGPNVAAFIGHSDMRAATMGLDRATREGVRPTAAEQAQMERWLSEALTAGFVGMSSQQLLFDKLDGEVCRSRTLPSTYARPRELRRLKSLLRRSGRVLQSGPDIQNPLNLVSQLAQSLGGFRNPLRTSLLSAADVKSNPYSIHLLGPMARLVNRLGGDFRWQHLPVPFEVYADGIDLVVFEEFGAGAAALHLRDEVERDALMRDEAYRRRFRKDYEDKFGIRVWQRDFFDTEIVACPDASVVGKSIGAVGLQRGGLHPVDAFLDLVVEHGRRLRWRTTISNHRPEVLRKLAAEPGVQMGFSDAGAHLRNMAFYNMGLRLLRHVHQAEQERRPFMTLEQAVHRLTGELADWYRLDAGHLRLGDRADVVVVDPAHLDESLDRYAEAPVEAYGGMSRMVNRNDETVTAVLVGGRTVFLDGRPTELLGRRRTGRFLRAAHKAPALARKEMAGVG, encoded by the coding sequence GTGACCTACGACACGATCATCCGCAACGGCCGTTGGTTCGACGGCACCGGCGGCCCGTCGGCGGTGCGCAACATCGGGATTCGCGACGGCCATGTCGCGGCGATCAGCGTCGAGGAACTCGACGCCACGAACTGCCCCCGGATCATCGATGCCACCGGCAAGTGGGTGATACCGGGCATGCTCGACATCCACACCCACTACGACGTCGAGGTGCTCGAGGGTCCCGCGCTGGCCGAGTCGCTGCGGCACGGGGTGACCACGGTGCTGCTGGGCTCATGCTCGCTGTCGACGGTGCACGTCGACGCCACCGACGCCGGCGACATCTTCGGCCGTGTCGAGGCGATCCCGCGCGACCACGTCATCGACGCCGTCGCCCGCAACAAGACCTGGAGCACCGCAGAGGAGTACGTCAAGGCGTTGGAGGACCGCCCACTGGGCCCCAACGTGGCGGCGTTCATCGGCCACTCCGACATGCGCGCGGCGACCATGGGCCTGGACCGGGCCACCCGCGAGGGCGTGCGTCCCACCGCGGCCGAGCAGGCGCAGATGGAGCGGTGGCTTTCAGAGGCGCTGACCGCTGGTTTTGTCGGGATGTCCTCGCAGCAACTGCTTTTCGACAAGCTTGACGGCGAGGTGTGCCGGTCGCGCACGCTGCCGTCGACGTATGCCCGGCCGCGTGAGCTGCGCAGGCTCAAGTCGCTGCTGCGTCGCAGCGGCCGGGTGCTGCAGTCCGGTCCGGACATCCAGAACCCGCTGAACCTGGTGTCGCAGCTGGCCCAGTCGCTGGGCGGGTTCCGCAATCCGCTGCGCACCAGCCTGTTGTCGGCGGCCGACGTGAAGTCCAACCCGTACAGCATTCACCTGCTGGGCCCGATGGCGCGGCTGGTCAACCGGCTCGGCGGCGACTTCCGCTGGCAGCACCTGCCGGTGCCGTTCGAGGTGTACGCCGACGGGATCGACCTGGTGGTGTTCGAGGAGTTCGGCGCCGGGGCGGCGGCGCTGCATCTGCGCGACGAGGTCGAGCGCGACGCGTTGATGCGCGACGAGGCCTACCGGCGCCGGTTCCGCAAGGACTACGAGGACAAGTTCGGCATCCGGGTGTGGCAGCGCGACTTCTTCGACACCGAGATCGTGGCGTGCCCGGACGCCTCGGTGGTGGGCAAGTCGATCGGCGCGGTCGGGCTGCAACGCGGCGGGCTGCATCCGGTCGACGCGTTCCTGGATCTGGTCGTCGAACACGGTCGCCGACTGCGGTGGCGCACCACGATCTCCAACCACCGCCCCGAGGTGCTGCGCAAGCTCGCGGCCGAACCCGGTGTGCAGATGGGGTTCTCCGACGCCGGGGCGCACCTGCGCAACATGGCGTTCTACAACATGGGGTTGCGGCTGCTGCGCCATGTGCACCAGGCCGAGCAGGAGCGCCGCCCGTTCATGACGCTGGAACAGGCAGTGCACCGCCTCACCGGGGAGCTGGCCGACTGGTACCGGCTCGACGCCGGGCACCTGCGGCTCGGCGACCGCGCCGACGTGGTGGTGGTCGACCCGGCGCACCTCGACGAGTCCCTGGACCGCTACGCCGAGGCTCCCGTCGAGGCCTACGGCGGAATGTCGCGGATGGTGAACCGCAACGACGAGACCGTGACCGCCGTGCTGGTCGGCGGGCGCACGGTGTTCCTCGACGGCCGGCCCACCGAGCTGCTCGGCAGGCGGCGCACCGGACGGTTCCTGCGGGCGGCGCACAAGGCGCCGGCCCTGGCGAGGAAGGAAATGGCCGGTGTCGGTTAG
- a CDS encoding dienelactone hydrolase family protein encodes MTPLQRYIAEEIATDHVDGLLSRREALRRLALLGVGTAAATALIAACGQNREPAAQTTSGTPPTSDTPAAAGAPPGMDTALPTEPVTWAGPRGELQGAWARAAEPRGAVLVIHENKGLNDYIRSVAGRFAGIGYSALAIDLLSAHGGTAAFSDPAEATAELGKIPTADAVADLRSGIDELQRRVPDRKIAAVGFCMGGGYVWRLLAAGEPRLAAAVPFYGPTPDDPDFSGSKGVAVLGIYAAQDQRVNATEPVARAALERAGMVFELVTEPDANHAFFNDTGERYNAAAAADAWRRVQDWFARYVD; translated from the coding sequence GTGACACCTCTGCAGCGCTACATCGCCGAAGAGATCGCCACCGACCACGTCGACGGCCTGCTGTCACGGCGCGAGGCCTTGCGCAGGCTGGCCCTGCTGGGCGTCGGCACGGCGGCGGCGACGGCCCTGATCGCCGCCTGCGGGCAGAACCGGGAACCCGCGGCCCAGACCACCTCCGGTACCCCGCCCACCTCCGACACCCCGGCGGCCGCGGGCGCGCCGCCCGGGATGGACACCGCACTGCCCACCGAACCCGTCACCTGGGCAGGACCGCGCGGCGAACTGCAGGGCGCGTGGGCGCGGGCGGCCGAACCGCGCGGCGCGGTGCTGGTGATCCACGAGAACAAGGGCCTCAACGACTACATCCGGTCGGTGGCCGGGCGCTTCGCCGGGATCGGCTACTCCGCGCTGGCCATCGATCTGCTCAGCGCCCACGGCGGCACGGCCGCGTTCAGCGACCCGGCCGAGGCCACCGCCGAACTGGGCAAGATCCCGACCGCCGACGCCGTCGCCGACCTGCGCTCCGGGATCGACGAACTGCAACGCCGGGTGCCGGACCGCAAGATCGCCGCGGTCGGGTTCTGTATGGGTGGCGGCTACGTGTGGCGGCTGCTGGCCGCCGGGGAACCGCGGCTGGCCGCTGCGGTGCCGTTCTACGGGCCGACGCCGGACGACCCCGACTTCTCCGGGTCGAAAGGCGTTGCGGTGCTGGGTATTTACGCCGCACAGGATCAGCGGGTGAACGCCACCGAGCCCGTCGCGCGCGCCGCCCTGGAACGGGCGGGCATGGTGTTCGAGCTGGTCACCGAACCCGACGCCAACCACGCGTTCTTCAACGACACCGGTGAGCGCTACAACGCGGCCGCGGCCGCCGACGCGTGGCGCCGCGTGCAGGACTGGTTCGCCCGCTACGTCGACTGA
- a CDS encoding carboxymuconolactone decarboxylase family protein — MSRIGEFADDDAAAWVVKSPDIGVAMAGFVDAVYKKNRLPLRVRELARMVIALDNECVVCQNTRDSEGPAAGVDEELYDHAAEWRTWPGFSDQERVAAEFAERFARDHTGLRDDEDFWERAREQFSEELLTDLALSCAMWLGMGRMLRTLDIGQSCKITL, encoded by the coding sequence ATGAGCCGGATCGGAGAGTTCGCCGACGACGACGCCGCGGCCTGGGTGGTGAAGTCACCCGATATCGGCGTGGCCATGGCCGGTTTCGTCGACGCCGTCTACAAGAAGAACCGTCTGCCGCTGCGGGTGCGGGAGCTGGCGCGCATGGTCATCGCGCTGGACAACGAATGCGTGGTGTGCCAGAACACCCGCGATTCGGAGGGCCCGGCCGCCGGGGTGGACGAGGAACTTTACGACCACGCCGCCGAATGGCGGACCTGGCCCGGCTTCAGCGATCAGGAGCGCGTCGCCGCCGAGTTCGCCGAGCGCTTCGCCCGCGACCACACCGGGCTGCGCGACGACGAGGACTTCTGGGAGCGCGCCCGCGAGCAGTTCTCCGAGGAATTGCTCACCGACCTGGCGCTGTCGTGCGCGATGTGGCTCGGGATGGGCCGGATGCTGCGCACCCTCGACATCGGCCAGAGCTGCAAGATCACCCTGTAA
- a CDS encoding glutamine synthetase family protein — protein MNSAAARPLAAAAIAQLEADGVATLIGTVVNAAGLTHAKTVPLRRMGTFADPGLGASPVWHVFAIDQTGIVFGDAISAVGDQRVRIDLSALHILGDGLAWAPGGFYNQDGTVDPYCARGALRRVEQRLAEAGLTTVVGHEMEFVLVGPDGSRLPSHLWAQYGLAGVLEFEGFVRDVTNDATTSGVAIEQFHPEYGRNQFEISLAPLPPVAAADALVLMRIIIGRAARRYGMRVSLSPVPFAGEVGCGSHQHFSMKRGDTPLFSDSTGAHGMTSEGESAVAGLLAGLPEAQGVLAGSLLSGQRMQPGHWAGAAVCWGTENREAAVRFLVGGPSNPHGANIEVKVIDPSANPYLATATILGLALDGIERNLPLPSETTVDPATLTDEQRRSGGVSLLPDSQPAALDALDRSSLMRRILGDEVVDSVVAVRRYEHEVYGALSPEEAADRFRLAWSV, from the coding sequence GTGAACTCAGCGGCAGCCAGACCACTCGCGGCCGCGGCCATCGCCCAACTCGAGGCGGACGGGGTCGCCACCCTCATCGGCACGGTCGTCAACGCCGCGGGACTGACCCACGCCAAGACGGTGCCGCTGCGCCGGATGGGTACGTTCGCCGATCCCGGCCTCGGCGCCAGCCCGGTGTGGCACGTCTTCGCGATCGACCAGACCGGCATCGTCTTCGGCGACGCGATCAGCGCGGTCGGTGACCAGCGCGTCCGCATCGACCTGAGCGCCCTGCACATCCTGGGCGACGGATTAGCTTGGGCGCCAGGTGGTTTCTACAACCAGGACGGCACCGTCGACCCGTACTGCGCGCGCGGCGCACTGCGTCGGGTGGAGCAGCGACTGGCCGAGGCGGGGCTGACCACCGTCGTCGGCCACGAGATGGAGTTCGTGCTCGTCGGCCCGGACGGCAGCCGGCTGCCGTCGCATCTGTGGGCGCAGTACGGTCTGGCCGGGGTGCTCGAGTTCGAGGGGTTCGTCCGCGACGTCACCAACGACGCCACCACCAGCGGGGTGGCCATCGAGCAGTTCCACCCCGAGTACGGGCGCAACCAGTTCGAGATCTCGCTGGCGCCGCTGCCGCCGGTCGCGGCGGCCGACGCGCTGGTGCTGATGCGCATCATCATCGGCCGGGCCGCGCGGCGGTACGGAATGCGGGTCAGCCTGTCGCCGGTTCCCTTCGCCGGCGAGGTCGGATGCGGCTCACACCAACACTTCTCGATGAAACGCGGGGACACTCCGCTGTTCTCGGACAGCACCGGGGCGCACGGTATGACGTCGGAGGGGGAGTCGGCCGTCGCGGGTCTGCTGGCCGGGCTGCCCGAGGCGCAGGGCGTGCTCGCCGGATCGCTGCTGTCGGGTCAGCGCATGCAGCCCGGGCACTGGGCAGGCGCCGCGGTGTGCTGGGGCACCGAAAACCGGGAAGCCGCAGTCCGTTTCCTGGTCGGTGGGCCGAGCAACCCGCACGGCGCCAACATCGAGGTCAAGGTCATCGACCCGTCGGCCAACCCGTACCTGGCCACCGCGACGATCCTGGGGCTGGCGCTCGACGGCATCGAACGCAACCTGCCGCTGCCGAGCGAGACCACCGTGGACCCGGCCACACTCACCGACGAGCAGCGCCGCAGCGGCGGCGTCTCGCTGCTGCCCGACAGTCAGCCCGCCGCGCTCGACGCGCTGGACCGCTCGTCGCTGATGCGCAGGATCCTCGGCGACGAGGTGGTCGACTCGGTGGTCGCGGTGCGCCGCTACGAGCACGAGGTCTACGGTGCGCTGAGCCCCGAGGAGGCCGCCGACAGGTTCCGGCTCGCCTGGAGCGTGTGA
- a CDS encoding acyl-CoA dehydrogenase family protein, with amino-acid sequence MSVDTIAARPAFAEEPLGGTVAERLARLPQIVADLQRADAAAERERVLQYDAVQRLRHAGILSLRVPARYGGPGGSVRDVLGAVIQIARGSSNVAQALRPHFGFAERLLSNRATEVERVHWFPRFTEGLVFGNAITDGHGRSPSSAQTRVIADADGVLRLNGYKFYSTGTLFADLIAVSAVDADGLDVQVIVPADREGVELYDDWDGFGQRATASGGTRFTDVVVHPFEVTTVSDGKHLGHGTTFLQLYLAAVTAGIAAAVADDAVTYVRTRARPAAHSLADSASGDPFVLQAVGDIAADAAAAGALVLAAADRIDALVDGGRENDAEALAELAVEVAKAQLVAERLALGAAARLFDTGGASATARALNLDRHWRNVRTIASHNPLAYKSYAAGNYAVNGVWPPANGYF; translated from the coding sequence ATGAGCGTCGACACCATCGCGGCCCGCCCCGCGTTCGCCGAGGAACCACTGGGCGGCACTGTCGCCGAGCGGCTGGCCCGCCTCCCGCAGATCGTCGCCGACCTGCAGCGCGCCGACGCGGCCGCCGAACGGGAACGGGTCCTGCAGTACGACGCGGTGCAACGGCTGCGCCACGCAGGCATCCTGAGCCTGCGGGTGCCGGCCCGGTACGGCGGACCGGGCGGCAGCGTCCGCGACGTGCTGGGTGCGGTGATCCAGATCGCGCGCGGCAGTTCCAATGTGGCCCAGGCTCTTCGGCCGCACTTCGGGTTCGCCGAACGGCTGTTGAGCAACCGCGCCACCGAGGTGGAACGCGTGCACTGGTTCCCGCGGTTCACCGAGGGGCTGGTGTTCGGCAACGCGATCACCGACGGCCACGGCAGGTCGCCGTCGAGCGCACAGACCCGGGTGATCGCCGACGCCGACGGGGTGCTGCGGCTCAACGGCTACAAGTTCTATTCCACCGGAACGCTTTTCGCCGACCTCATCGCGGTGTCCGCGGTGGACGCCGACGGGCTGGACGTGCAGGTGATCGTGCCCGCCGACCGTGAGGGCGTCGAACTGTACGACGACTGGGACGGCTTCGGTCAGCGTGCCACCGCCAGCGGCGGCACCCGGTTCACCGACGTCGTCGTGCACCCGTTCGAGGTGACCACGGTGTCCGACGGCAAGCACCTGGGCCACGGCACCACGTTCCTGCAGCTGTACCTGGCGGCGGTGACGGCGGGTATCGCCGCCGCCGTCGCCGACGACGCGGTCACCTACGTGCGCACCAGGGCGCGGCCGGCGGCGCATTCGCTGGCCGACTCGGCGTCGGGGGATCCGTTCGTGCTGCAGGCGGTCGGAGACATCGCCGCCGACGCGGCGGCCGCCGGGGCGCTGGTCCTCGCCGCCGCCGACCGGATCGACGCGCTGGTCGACGGCGGTCGGGAGAACGACGCCGAGGCGCTGGCGGAGCTCGCCGTCGAGGTGGCCAAGGCGCAGCTGGTCGCCGAGCGGCTGGCGCTGGGGGCCGCCGCGCGGCTGTTCGACACCGGCGGTGCGTCGGCGACCGCGCGGGCGCTCAACCTGGACCGGCACTGGCGCAACGTGCGCACGATCGCCAGCCACAACCCGCTGGCCTACAAGTCCTACGCGGCGGGCAACTACGCGGTCAACGGCGTGTGGCCGCCGGCCAACGGCTACTTCTGA
- a CDS encoding APC family permease, with product MSEIITTPGSLAEPAEPVRRLRGNLGVSAIVFMVVAAAAPLGVIGGVVPLGLAAGNGAGFPATFVAATVILLFFAVGFTALTPYVEEAGAFFSYVRTALGFPVGIGIAFLALLSYVALEAGVYGLLGPAGAGVVELFGGPSLPWWLFAAAAFLVTTYLGYRNIELSSRVLAVLLTAEIAIVLVLDAVIVARGGDHGLSSGIVSPSAIVSGSLGIGLLFAMISYVGFEATAIFRDEARTPERTIPRATYTALILVGVFYAITSWALVSGWGDEEAVARATDAGDTFLADTAQRYIGVVGTDIIAVLYFTSLFACILAFHNVASRYVFALAQRDVLPASLSYAHARHGSPHQASLWISGVVAVSIALAAILGLDPAAQFYTWFAGTTTVGFVLLLIATSVAVLVFFARDRRGNSVWRVRVAPALGLVGLTTALVLILTNLKDLVGGSSILAWIVIALLAGSFTLGTVVGGRVGEKTGQTGVAA from the coding sequence TTGTCCGAAATCATCACCACTCCAGGCTCTTTGGCGGAGCCTGCCGAACCGGTCCGCAGACTGCGGGGAAATCTCGGGGTTTCCGCCATCGTTTTCATGGTCGTCGCGGCGGCCGCACCGCTCGGCGTGATCGGCGGTGTCGTGCCGCTGGGGCTGGCCGCGGGTAACGGCGCGGGCTTCCCGGCCACGTTCGTGGCGGCCACCGTCATTCTGCTGTTCTTCGCCGTCGGTTTCACCGCGCTGACGCCGTACGTCGAGGAGGCCGGCGCCTTCTTCTCGTATGTCCGCACGGCGCTTGGCTTTCCGGTCGGAATCGGTATCGCGTTTCTGGCACTGCTGAGCTACGTCGCCCTCGAGGCCGGGGTGTACGGCCTGCTCGGCCCGGCAGGCGCCGGCGTGGTCGAACTGTTCGGCGGGCCGTCGCTGCCGTGGTGGCTGTTCGCGGCCGCGGCGTTCCTGGTGACCACCTATCTCGGCTACCGCAACATCGAGCTGTCCTCGCGGGTGCTGGCGGTGCTGTTGACCGCCGAGATCGCGATCGTGCTGGTGCTCGACGCGGTGATCGTCGCCCGCGGCGGTGACCACGGGCTGTCCTCGGGCATCGTGAGCCCGAGCGCGATCGTGTCCGGGTCGCTGGGTATCGGGCTGCTGTTCGCCATGATCAGCTACGTCGGGTTCGAGGCCACCGCGATCTTCCGCGACGAGGCCCGCACCCCCGAGCGCACGATCCCGCGAGCCACCTACACCGCGCTGATCCTCGTCGGCGTCTTCTACGCCATCACCAGCTGGGCGCTGGTGTCCGGCTGGGGCGACGAGGAGGCCGTCGCCCGCGCCACCGACGCCGGCGACACCTTCCTAGCCGACACCGCGCAGCGCTACATCGGCGTCGTCGGCACCGACATCATCGCCGTGCTGTACTTCACCAGCCTGTTCGCCTGCATCCTGGCGTTCCACAACGTGGCGTCGCGCTACGTGTTCGCGCTGGCCCAGCGCGACGTGCTGCCGGCGTCGCTGAGCTATGCGCACGCCCGGCACGGCTCACCGCACCAGGCGTCGCTGTGGATCTCCGGGGTCGTCGCGGTGAGCATCGCGCTGGCGGCGATCCTCGGCCTGGATCCGGCCGCGCAGTTCTACACCTGGTTCGCCGGAACGACGACGGTCGGGTTCGTGCTGCTGCTGATCGCCACCTCGGTCGCGGTGCTGGTGTTCTTCGCCCGCGACCGGCGCGGAAACTCCGTGTGGCGGGTGCGGGTCGCCCCGGCGCTCGGCCTGGTCGGGCTGACCACCGCGCTGGTGCTGATCCTGACCAACCTCAAGGACCTGGTGGGCGGCTCGAGCATCCTGGCGTGGATCGTGATCGCGCTGCTGGCCGGATCGTTCACGTTGGGCACCGTGGTCGGCGGCCGGGTCGGGGAGAAGACCGGGCAGACGGGAGTGGCCGCATGA
- a CDS encoding nuclear transport factor 2 family protein — translation MWAALSERDWETVKTYLSDDCIYLDVPVGPAAAARGPEDIVKRLKIGLEPLASYQNFTGLMVDNGVDVMYEHSEEWHWASGESAILNFVSVHRVEDDRITLWKDYWDMGALANHAPPSWLDDFANADMSWVFDATGLV, via the coding sequence ATGTGGGCGGCGCTGTCGGAGCGCGACTGGGAGACGGTCAAGACCTACCTGTCCGACGACTGCATCTACCTCGACGTGCCGGTGGGCCCGGCCGCCGCGGCCCGCGGTCCGGAGGACATCGTCAAGCGGCTCAAGATCGGGCTGGAGCCGCTGGCCTCGTATCAGAACTTCACCGGGCTGATGGTCGACAACGGCGTCGACGTGATGTACGAGCACTCCGAGGAATGGCATTGGGCCAGCGGTGAATCGGCGATACTGAACTTCGTCAGCGTGCACCGCGTCGAGGACGACCGGATCACCCTGTGGAAGGACTACTGGGACATGGGCGCGTTGGCCAACCACGCGCCGCCGTCCTGGCTCGACGATTTCGCCAACGCGGACATGAGCTGGGTGTTCGACGCGACGGGTCTGGTGTGA